The Verrucomicrobiota bacterium sequence TGACCGTGACGGACAATGGCTCGCCCAACTTGAGCGACTCGAAGAGCTTCACGGTGTTTGTGAACGAAGTGAACAGCGCGCCGACCTTGCCGACCCAGCCGGACCGCACCAACAATGAACTGGCCACGCTCACGGTGACCAACACGGCCACCGACACTGACCTGCCGGCTAACAACCTCACCTATACATTCCTGGCCGCGCCGGCCGGGGCAATCCTTGATACCAACGGCGTCATCACCTGGACGCCCACCGAGGCCCAAGGCCCCAGCACGAACACCTTCACCACGCGCGTGACCGACGATGGGTCGCCCGCACTAAGCGCCACCAACACCTTCACTGTGATTGTGCGCGAAGTAAACAGCGCACCCGTGTTGCCTGCGCAGACCAACCGAACGATTGCTGAACTCACCACGCTCGCGGTGACCAACACCGCGACGGACAGTGATATCCCAGCCAACACGCTCAGCTACGTGCTGCAGGTGGGACCGACCAACGCTGCCATCTCGGCCGACGGCGTGATCACCTGGACGCCGACTGAGGCCCAGGGGCCAGGCACCAACGTCTTCACCACCGTGGTAACGGACAACGGCACCCCCAACCTCAGCGCCACCAACACGTTTATGGTGGTTGTGACCGAAGTCAACAGCGCCCCGGCGTTGCCGGTGCAGACCAACCGCACGATTGCGGAACTGACCACCCTCACAGTGACCAACACCGCGAGCGACAGTGACATGCCGACCAACACACTGAGCTACGCGCTGACCGTCGCGCCGGCCAATGCCGCCATTTCTTCCAACGGCGTGATCACGTGGACGCCAACCGAAGCTCAAGGCCCGAGCACCAATACCTTTACGACTGTCGTGACGGACAACGGCGCACCGCCCTTGAGTGCGACCAACACCTTCACTGTCACGGTGACCGAGGTGAACAGCGCGCCGGTGTTGCCCGCGCAGACCAACCGCACAATTGCCGAACTGACCACGCTCATCGTGACCAACACCGCGACCGACAGTGATATTCCGGCCAACACGCTGAGCTACACTCTCACCGCCGGCCCGACGAATGCCACCATCTCCACCAATGGTGTGATCACCTGGACGCCGACCGAGGCGCAAGGACCGGGCACGAACGTCTTCACGACCGTCGTGACCGACAACGGCACGCCGAACCTGAGTGCGACCAACTCGTTCACCGTCGTGGTAACTGAAGTGAACAGCGCGCCTGTACTGGCCGTGATCACCAACCGTACGGTGAACGTTGGCACGTCGCTCAGCATCACGGCCACTGCGACCGACTCGGATATTCCAACCAACAACCTGTTCTTCAGTCTGGGCAGTCCGCCAGCCGGCGCCAGCATCACTCCGGCCAGCGGTGTCTTCAGTTGGCGGCCACCGGTGTCACGGGCGGGTACCACCAACCTGATCACCGTGCACGTCCGCGACGACGGTTCGCCGCCGCTCTCTGATGAGAAATCATTCCAGGTGATTGTGAATCCGCTCTCGCCGGTGCAGTTGACGGCGGTGTCGGGGACCAGCACTCAATTTGTGTTGAGCGTTTCGGGCGATGTGGGCCCCGATTACACGATTCAGATCTCCACCACGTTGACCAACTGGAACAACTTGCAGACGGTCACGCCGGCCAGCACGCCGTTCACCTTCACCGACACGAACACGGTCGGCAACACCAAGCGCTTCTATCGCGCTTTGCTGGGACCGTAAGAAACGACTGGCCGAGGCGGGATATTAATCCTCCGTCGGAATCGGCTTCAGATTGCCGCGCAGTTCGTGAATGCGACGCAGTGAGAGGCGCAACAACCCCTCGCCAGTGCCGACCGCAACTGTGGTGTTGTAGCCGGCACCATAGCCGCCTTCGACGGCGGCTTGAATCGTCGGGAAGTAGCCAGCCCAGACGCCACCGGCAGAAAAGCAATAGCCCACGAGCATCGTGGTTGGCACCGGCGATTGATCGGCCAACGCGATTTGAAAATTCACGAACGGTTCACCCGGCCAGCCGGAGATGGCAATGTCGTCGCCGATCAACGCGGTGATCAAGCCGACGGGAATGATCTTGTCCGGCTCCCAACGATTCGGAATTTTCAGGAGGTCTTCGCGAATGCGCAATTCCACCTTTTTCGAACCGGTCTTGGGCATTTCCTTCATCACCCGTAAAACTTCAGCGGCGATGAGATGGCCGGAATCTTGCGCGGCTTGGAATCCGCCTTTGTCGATGGGTTGCTTGTCGAGGAACGGATTGATGTCGCCCGCGCCGCCTTGCAAAAACAGACAATAGCTTCTGTTGCCAAGCGCCGTTTCGATTTCGTTTCGCATGTAACCCGGCCAGTCGGCGCAGATTTGGAGGTTGTCCGGACCCAGATTGACGCCGTGACAGGCGTAGTTGACGAACACCGCACGCGTTTTCCGGGAGCCATCCGATACGCGAATGACTTTCACTGCTGGATCAACCGGCGATGTCGGCTGCCGTTCTTCATTGCGCCATAACATCGTGACTTTTCCGTCTGCGCCCACCAGACGGCGGTTGTGTCCGAGATAAACTTCGCCGGCCGCGGTTTGGAGTCGCGCGTCGAACAGCGAACGGTTCGCCTTGGCAATGGCGGCAACGATCTTGTTCTCCGTTTCCGCAAACCACGATTTGTCCGGCGCCGGCCAGGACTTGTCTTCCCACGTCAGCGGGCCGGAATGGTTGTGGCTGCTGCACAGCATGACGTGCGCGATGCCGAGTTCGTTTCGCACGCGCTCAACCACTCGCTGCGAGGGAAAGGACCGCAGATCAAGTGTGACCATCGCCAGGCTTTCCTTGTCCGACTTGAGCACGGCGACCGTGGCAAAGAGCGGATCGTGAATGCCCGTCGAACCGCCTTTGCGGTTCGAATACCCGCCCATCGGGTAGCCGACAGGCGGCGTAATATCCGTGCGGGCAAACCCCGACTTGAATGTGGCCGCGGAAACCACGACAGGAAAAATAGCGAGAGCCAGAAGAAGTGGTTTCATCTGGAGTTTTCTAATTTGCCGAAGACGAGTTGGCGAAACGAGCCCCTGAACCCACCCCTGGCCCCTCCCAGAAGGGGAGCGGCGCATAAGTGGATTGTTCCCCTCCTGGGAGGGGCAGGGGTGGGTTGGTAGGTCGCAGTTTTATGGCTGGAGTAGGTTAAGGGGTTGACTCGCATCTCGCTATTTGATCCTGAACGCTGGTTGAATCTTCTCCACGCTTCGTTCTGGTGTTGGGAAAGCGTCGCCGAAATTATTTCTTCGCCGGCGTGACACCAACATAGATCTCCGGGTTGCGCAACGCTTCGGCGTACTTGATGCCGTGGCCCTCGCCATCGCGCTCGGCCTTGGCCTTCATCCCGCGCGCAATCGCGTCGCGGTCACTTCCCTTCTGGCTCACATGTTTTGCGAGCGCGTCAATTTTCGTGTCGATGGTGCTGCTGATGTCGATCCACGTATTCGGGGTGGGGGTGTCGTAGTAATAAACCTCGCTGACTTCGCGCGGTTCGAGTTTTTCCTTTTGTAAATGCTCCGGATAATAAAGCGGGAAGGGCGCACAGGTCACGGCGTCCATCGTGGCGAAGGCCGAGGCGCGATGGTCCATGTGCTCGTCCGCGTTGCGCGGGTCAAACGCCAGCACGATATCGGGGCGATGCTTGCGAATCATGCGGACGATGTCGCCGCGGAGCTTGTCCTTCGGCACCATGTCGAGCCAGCCGTCCTCATAACCGAGCCATTCCAACACATCCACCTGCAAAACTTTGACCGCGTCCTCTTCTTCCTTCTTGCGAACGGCGGCGTGATTTTTGAGCGTGGCCTTCTTGTCGTATGTGCCTTTGTCGTCGTTGGTGCAGATGATGTAGATGATTTTGTTCCCGTTCCGTTTCAACAACGCCACGGTGCCAGCGCAGCGGGATTCCGCGTCATCGGGATGCGCTTGAACGACCATCACCGTTTTGCCGCGAACGGTCGCGAGGTCGGCGGCGATGCTAAAGGTGGATAAAAGGAAAACGCCCAGCAGAGAAGTCAGTCGAGTAATCATAATTATTGATGTTTGTCCGAAAGAGCTTCGTTTGTTACCTCATTGAATCATCCGAGTTGGAACTAAGCGAGCAGCTTGTTCATCAAGCGACGGCCCACGTCGGTCAGTCGACAATCGCGCGCCTCCGCCCGACCGTTCCCGCTCACTGACCTGGGGCCAGCACAACCCGGAAACCGCGGAAGTTGAGGAACCCGGCGCCCGGGTCGCGGCCCGCTGACCGGCAGAACCTGGCGCGGGTGGCCCAGTCGCCGCCGCGAATCCCGCGGAGCGAGCCCGTAGCAGGCCCCTGCGGGTCAATGGCGGTCCCGGCGGGATAAGCCCCATACCAGTCCTGACACCACTCCTCCACGTTCCCGATCATGTCATACAATCCCCACCCGTTCGCGGCATAGCTCCCGACCGGGGTCGTTATCCCAAGGAAGATTCCGCTCGGATTAGAGATCGTGCCCAGCACGGCATCGTATTCGTATTGGCCATCGAAGTTTGCCTGTCCTGAGTACAAACCGCTCCCCAAATAAAACGCCGTCGTCGTCCCCGCCCGGGCCGCATACTCCCACTCCGATTCCGTCGGCAGCCGATACACATAATTCGTGGGAATCTGCCCCCCTGCCTGCTCCTGCTGCGTCCGCAGCGCGCAATAGTTGCTCGCATCATTCCAACTCACTTTCTCCACCGGGCGAGTCAGGTCATCGGAATATCCGTTGGCGGACGTGAAATAACTCGGATTGCTTCCCACCACTGCGAGATAATCCCCTTGGGTCACCTCATACTTCCCCATCCAAAACCCCTGGCTAATCGTCACGATGTGCTGGACCTCGTCTGAGCCCCGCTCAGCCTCGTTCGTCGGGCTGCCCATCGTGAACGTCCCCGGCTGGATGAACACCAGGTTGGTGTCGGCCGGTGCAGCAACCGATACGGCACGGTAAAACCGCTGACCCGTAGAAGAGGCCGACGGATCAGTCCAAACATTGCTGTCACCCGCCTGCACTTGGAGCAGCGTCCGGTCAGTCCAAAAGCTCGCTGCGGACAGGTTCGTGGCGTACTGAATGGAATAGACGGTCCCAACCGTTCCGGTGAGGCTCAGCATCGGCTGCCCCGCCGAGTAGGTCAGCTCAAGACGCGGCGGGGTCTGAGCGCCGGCCCGTGGCGCTACCGCCCACGCAGCCAGGCATAACACGGAAAGGAATGGAACGAGTTTCGAGGATCGCTGCTTCATAATTTCAAGACTTGATGGTTTTCTTCAGCCAGGCCCGAGCCGGAATCTATGCACAGATGTCGTCGGCTGAACCTTGGCCAGTGGCTCAGGAGTTAGTGGTGTTTACTCTTTAGTCCCAAAGGCGAATAAGAGCAAGGCAAATTCAAAGTCATGTTCCGTTGCCGAAACCCTCCCGACCAAGTCTGGAATGGCGCACGGGGCACTGTCCCCGGCGCGCGGCCTTCAGGCCGCTTCAGTGTTCGAATGGCATGGAAGAAACGATTGGCCTGTGGGCTTCCGAACGGTGAAGCGGCGTAAACGCCGCGTTCCATCCTGGTTGCAATCGCGGGCAGTGTCGAGACGCGCCAAATCGGGAATTTCCACCAAGAGCGGGATTGCAGTCTTGCCGGGAACTCGGTTAGCTTGCTTGAAACCTTCAAAGCAATCAATGTAGGACGACCATGAAAGCAAAATCATTCCCAGTTTATTTTTTGGCGCTGCTTACGAGCACAAGCCTGGCCGCCGATTTCAAGTTTTTTGAACCGCTCAATCCGCCGCGGCCTTTTCAAGTGATGGTTCATCGCGGTGAGGCGGAGCAGGCGCCGGAGAACACGCGCCCCGCATTGC is a genomic window containing:
- a CDS encoding neutral/alkaline non-lysosomal ceramidase N-terminal domain-containing protein, encoding MKPLLLALAIFPVVVSAATFKSGFARTDITPPVGYPMGGYSNRKGGSTGIHDPLFATVAVLKSDKESLAMVTLDLRSFPSQRVVERVRNELGIAHVMLCSSHNHSGPLTWEDKSWPAPDKSWFAETENKIVAAIAKANRSLFDARLQTAAGEVYLGHNRRLVGADGKVTMLWRNEERQPTSPVDPAVKVIRVSDGSRKTRAVFVNYACHGVNLGPDNLQICADWPGYMRNEIETALGNRSYCLFLQGGAGDINPFLDKQPIDKGGFQAAQDSGHLIAAEVLRVMKEMPKTGSKKVELRIREDLLKIPNRWEPDKIIPVGLITALIGDDIAISGWPGEPFVNFQIALADQSPVPTTMLVGYCFSAGGVWAGYFPTIQAAVEGGYGAGYNTTVAVGTGEGLLRLSLRRIHELRGNLKPIPTED
- a CDS encoding PIG-L family deacetylase, with the protein product MITRLTSLLGVFLLSTFSIAADLATVRGKTVMVVQAHPDDAESRCAGTVALLKRNGNKIIYIICTNDDKGTYDKKATLKNHAAVRKKEEEDAVKVLQVDVLEWLGYEDGWLDMVPKDKLRGDIVRMIRKHRPDIVLAFDPRNADEHMDHRASAFATMDAVTCAPFPLYYPEHLQKEKLEPREVSEVYYYDTPTPNTWIDISSTIDTKIDALAKHVSQKGSDRDAIARGMKAKAERDGEGHGIKYAEALRNPEIYVGVTPAKK
- a CDS encoding formylglycine-generating enzyme family protein, which produces MKQRSSKLVPFLSVLCLAAWAVAPRAGAQTPPRLELTYSAGQPMLSLTGTVGTVYSIQYATNLSAASFWTDRTLLQVQAGDSNVWTDPSASSTGQRFYRAVSVAAPADTNLVFIQPGTFTMGSPTNEAERGSDEVQHIVTISQGFWMGKYEVTQGDYLAVVGSNPSYFTSANGYSDDLTRPVEKVSWNDASNYCALRTQQEQAGGQIPTNYVYRLPTESEWEYAARAGTTTAFYLGSGLYSGQANFDGQYEYDAVLGTISNPSGIFLGITTPVGSYAANGWGLYDMIGNVEEWCQDWYGAYPAGTAIDPQGPATGSLRGIRGGDWATRARFCRSAGRDPGAGFLNFRGFRVVLAPGQ